TTCCATCTCTTTTGGATCGTTTTTCATCTGTAAGCGACCTTCTAAAAACAACATCGCAATCCCGTGGATCATGGCCCAAGAAGCTAATGTTTTTTCTCTCGTTTTTCCCTGTTCCAAAAATCCGAGTCTTTGGCCCATTCGAATGATTTCATGTAACTGACGATAGGTCCTTCTTGATACACCAGAAAGTGTCGGATGGTTTTTAAGGTCCACACCCATCCCACCAAACATAATCCTTGCGAATTGTCTGTTGGCCATGATGAATTGAAAATAAGTCCATCCTAGAGCACGGTATCTTCCTTTGAAGTCTTGGTCTGTTTTTTCTAATTCTTTTTGGTAAGTTTCGAAATACTTTTGAAAACCAATTTCCGCAATCGCAGAAAAGAGAGCATTTTTGTTTTCAAAGTGATGGTAACTGGCGACATGGCTCACCCCAGCTTTTGCCGCCACTTTGCGGAGGGAAATATCTTCCAAAGAAGTATTTTCGAGTAGTTCTACTCCTGCTTGGATGAGAGCCTCACGAACATTCATTCCATTTTCTTTGGAAGGGCGGCCTACCGGTTTTGGTTTTTTGAGACTAATTTTTTTTTTTGAAACCGCCATTTCCCCAATTCTACCAAGGACTCTTTTAGTGACTAGTGTTAATTACCGGTGGTAAATTTACGGCTTGTCGCCATTTGTAATTATGTTACCAATGGTAAATTATTCAGATCTAAGGATATTTCGCGAGTATGAATACAGCATTTTCACCTATTTCCATTGGAAACTTAACTCTCCCCAATCGTTTTATTATGGGATCCATGCACCTCGGTGTGGAAGGAGAAACCGGAACTGCCGAAAGGATGGCGGCTTTTTATGGCAAACGGTTCGAAGGTGGAGTTTCTCTCATTGTTACTGGTGGGATCAGTGTGAATGAAGAGGGAAAGGGTTCACGAACATTTTTTAACATCCAAAATCCAGAACATGCCAAAGAGTTAAAACGTATGAACGAACTACTCCTAGGCAAAGGGACAATGTGTGCGCAACTTTTCCATGCAGGTCGGTATGCTGCTGATAGAAATTGTGTGGCTCCTTCTGCAATTCGTGCACCAATCAATCGTTATGTGCCAAAAGCTCTTACAGAAGATGAATGTTGGAAAACCATCGAAGACTTTGGCGTGGCTGCAAAACTCTCCAAAGAATCTGGGTTTGGAGCTGTTGAAATTATGGGGAGTGAAGGGTACCTCTTAAATCAGTTTTTCTCTCCTGTGACAAATCATAGAGATGATTATTTTGGTGGGGATGCAGAACGGAGGATGAATTTATCCATTGAGGTTTTGCGGGCTGTAAAAAAACAACTCCCCGAAGGTTTCCCTGTGATCTTTCGTATGTCAGGGATTGATCTAATCCCAGGAAATCCAAGTTTTGAAGAAGTCATTCGGCTAGCGCAGGTTTTGCGAGATGAAAAAGTATCTGCTTTAAACATTGGAATTGGTTGGCATGAATCAAGAATCCCCACTATTAGCCAATTAGTTCCCAGAGGGGCTTGGATCCCCATTGCCAGTCGTATCAAAGAGAACACACCGGGAGTTCCTATTATTGCCTCAAATAGAGTGAATGATCCCATCACGATGCAAAAGGTTTTTGATGAAAACAAAGCCGATATCATTTCGATGGCAAGGCCATTCCTTGCAGATGCATCCATTGTTAAAAAATTCCAAGAGGGAATGTCAAACCGAATCAACACTTGTGTGGCTTGTAACCAAGCCTGTCTTGACCATGCCTTCCAAGAAAAATTTGTTTCTTGTATTGTGAATCCAGAAGCTGTTCATGAATTGGAATTTACAAAACCAAAAACAAAGGATCCAAAAAAAGTCCTCGTGATTGGAACGGGACCTGCGGGACTCGAAGCGGCACGTGCGAGTGCCAGTCTCGGACACAAAGTCACTCTTGTAGAAAAAGCAAATGTACTTGGTGGTCAATTCCAATTGGCATCCAACATTCCGGGTAAGTCAGAGTTTAAAGAAACCATTCGTTATTTTTCCAATGAACTTCCAGTCCTCGGTGTAAACATTCGTTTGAACACAGATGCAACCTTAACATTGTTAGAAACAGAAAATCCGGATGTTACCATTTTTGCAAGTGGTGTGAAACCACGTGAGTTTTCTTTAAAAGGACTAGAAAATCTTCCGTCTGGAAATTATACTGATTATCTCACAG
This genomic stretch from Leptospira congkakensis harbors:
- a CDS encoding TetR/AcrR family transcriptional regulator, with the protein product MAVSKKKISLKKPKPVGRPSKENGMNVREALIQAGVELLENTSLEDISLRKVAAKAGVSHVASYHHFENKNALFSAIAEIGFQKYFETYQKELEKTDQDFKGRYRALGWTYFQFIMANRQFARIMFGGMGVDLKNHPTLSGVSRRTYRQLHEIIRMGQRLGFLEQGKTREKTLASWAMIHGIAMLFLEGRLQMKNDPKEMENFIQTVTEYAYIGMK
- a CDS encoding FAD-dependent oxidoreductase yields the protein MNTAFSPISIGNLTLPNRFIMGSMHLGVEGETGTAERMAAFYGKRFEGGVSLIVTGGISVNEEGKGSRTFFNIQNPEHAKELKRMNELLLGKGTMCAQLFHAGRYAADRNCVAPSAIRAPINRYVPKALTEDECWKTIEDFGVAAKLSKESGFGAVEIMGSEGYLLNQFFSPVTNHRDDYFGGDAERRMNLSIEVLRAVKKQLPEGFPVIFRMSGIDLIPGNPSFEEVIRLAQVLRDEKVSALNIGIGWHESRIPTISQLVPRGAWIPIASRIKENTPGVPIIASNRVNDPITMQKVFDENKADIISMARPFLADASIVKKFQEGMSNRINTCVACNQACLDHAFQEKFVSCIVNPEAVHELEFTKPKTKDPKKVLVIGTGPAGLEAARASASLGHKVTLVEKANVLGGQFQLASNIPGKSEFKETIRYFSNELPVLGVNIRLNTDATLTLLETENPDVTIFASGVKPREFSLKGLENLPSGNYTDYLTGKFKPGKRVAVIGGGGIGVDVAHRLTEEEDPTLNSYDKKYNISSFTNAVVQKEKAHRDVAVFRRNGKHGAGLGPTTFWALKQELESVGVEFYHGLTYKEVTKEGLKVELKNGEEFLYPCDSLVLCVGQEKETSVLEEFQTKYPNKQTIVIGGAKDPRNIDAKRAFLEGLEAAHSIH